The following are encoded together in the Planctomycetota bacterium genome:
- the accB gene encoding acetyl-CoA carboxylase biotin carboxyl carrier protein has product MIDIRKLKELIRLMTANELLELDLRDKDEQVTIRRPNTHAAPQILHAPAHIPPAMAASAVQSVAASAPAPAKAHVADDTVGLVKIESPMVGTFYASASPDKPAFISIGGSVGPNSVVCLVEAMKIFNEINAGVSGTIEKILVKSGDPVEFGQTLFLVRPS; this is encoded by the coding sequence ATGATCGATATACGCAAACTCAAAGAACTCATTCGTTTGATGACCGCCAACGAGCTTCTGGAGCTCGACCTTCGGGACAAGGATGAGCAGGTCACGATCCGGCGCCCCAACACCCATGCCGCACCGCAGATTCTCCACGCTCCTGCTCATATCCCCCCGGCGATGGCGGCTTCCGCGGTGCAATCGGTCGCGGCTTCCGCTCCGGCTCCGGCCAAGGCTCACGTGGCGGACGACACCGTGGGTCTGGTCAAGATCGAAAGCCCGATGGTGGGCACCTTCTACGCCTCCGCCTCGCCGGACAAGCCCGCCTTCATCTCCATCGGCGGCAGCGTCGGCCCCAACTCCGTGGTCTGCCTGGTGGAGGCCATGAAGATCTTCAACGAGATCAACGCCGGCGTGAGCGGCACCATCGAGAAGATTCTCGTGAAGAGCGGCGATCCCGTCGAGTTCGGCCAGACCCTTTTCCTGGTCCGGCCATCCTGA
- the accC gene encoding acetyl-CoA carboxylase biotin carboxylase subunit, with protein sequence MFKRILIANRGEIALRVIRACRELGVSPVCVYSVADREGAWIAQADAAVCIGPAASKESYLRIERLIAAAEVTGADAIHPGYGFLSENAHFAEVCRDCNITFIGPSPEAMSRLGDKVNCKRLARLAGTPVFPGTEGGIEDLEEAVKVANDIGYPVIIKASAGGGGRGMRVARSETELRENVEKARQEALASFGNGTVYVEKYLENARHFEVQTIGDSHGNAVHLFERDCSSQRRHQKLVEEAPSPGVDPVKRMQVCESAAALIRKAEYSGAATVEFLMDRKQDFYMLEVNTRVQVEHPVTEMITGVDIVQTQIRVAAGEPLPFKQKDIKVNGHAIEVRINAEDPDRNFMPQAGLIETFEAPGGPGVRLDSHARAGYRIPSNYDSMIGKLIVHGPSRDAAIARMRQALKEFKIGPLRTTIALHQRIMDNTDFQRANFDIHWVERWLKSSAAETAAP encoded by the coding sequence ATGTTCAAAAGAATCCTGATCGCCAATCGAGGTGAGATCGCGCTCCGCGTGATCCGCGCCTGCCGCGAGCTGGGCGTGAGCCCGGTGTGCGTCTACAGCGTGGCTGACCGCGAGGGGGCCTGGATCGCCCAGGCCGACGCGGCGGTCTGCATCGGTCCCGCGGCCAGCAAGGAGAGCTACCTGCGCATCGAGCGGCTGATTGCCGCGGCCGAGGTCACCGGCGCCGACGCCATCCATCCCGGCTACGGTTTCCTCTCCGAGAACGCGCACTTCGCCGAGGTCTGCCGCGACTGCAACATCACCTTCATCGGCCCCAGCCCCGAGGCGATGAGCCGCCTGGGCGACAAGGTGAACTGCAAGCGGCTGGCCCGATTGGCGGGCACGCCGGTCTTCCCCGGCACCGAGGGTGGCATCGAGGATCTTGAGGAGGCCGTGAAGGTCGCCAACGACATCGGCTACCCGGTCATCATCAAGGCCAGCGCCGGCGGCGGCGGGCGCGGCATGCGCGTGGCCCGGAGCGAGACCGAGCTGCGCGAGAACGTGGAGAAGGCGCGGCAGGAGGCCCTGGCCTCCTTCGGCAACGGCACGGTCTACGTGGAGAAGTACCTGGAGAACGCCCGTCACTTCGAGGTGCAGACCATCGGCGACTCCCACGGCAACGCGGTGCATCTCTTCGAGCGCGACTGCTCAAGCCAGCGCCGCCACCAGAAGCTGGTCGAGGAGGCGCCGAGCCCCGGCGTGGATCCGGTCAAGCGCATGCAGGTGTGCGAGAGCGCCGCGGCCCTGATCCGCAAGGCGGAATACAGCGGCGCCGCCACGGTCGAGTTCCTGATGGACCGCAAGCAGGACTTCTACATGCTCGAAGTCAACACCCGCGTGCAGGTCGAGCATCCCGTGACCGAGATGATCACCGGCGTCGACATCGTGCAGACGCAGATCCGCGTGGCCGCCGGCGAGCCGCTGCCCTTCAAGCAGAAGGACATCAAGGTGAACGGGCACGCCATCGAGGTCCGCATCAACGCCGAGGACCCCGACCGCAACTTCATGCCGCAGGCGGGATTGATCGAGACCTTTGAAGCCCCCGGCGGACCCGGCGTGCGCCTGGACTCCCACGCCCGCGCCGGCTACCGCATTCCCTCCAACTACGACTCGATGATCGGCAAGCTGATCGTGCACGGGCCGTCGCGCGACGCGGCGATCGCCCGCATGCGGCAGGCGCTGAAGGAGTTCAAGATCGGGCCGCTGCGGACCACGATTGCGCTGCACCAGCGCATCATGGACAACACGGATTTTCAGAGGGCGAACTTCGACATCCACTGGGTCGAGCGCTGGCTGAAGTCCAGCGCCGCCGAGACCGCGGCGCCCTGA
- the tadA gene encoding Flp pilus assembly complex ATPase component TadA, with the protein MTFLLAQNVSSEFLLDPVKPVVVFVTALLASALVSRLVTDIRLCGLPAPKWHGILIGGLVAGFLAGILVPTIWISWPVQVLLTAGPLCLYWKTRNAMVPEKLKFIIGGDKVRAFFQKRGTVKSLAGAQLSFKDANKKDRPNPGKNDPVLPAFQAADKLLGIAVQRRATRVDLVVKPDGAVAAVTVDGIRGKVDAPTPEVSMAMIDFLKDLCGLDVKERRKRQTGACWAVEGERLIPLSLSIAGSSAGQQLRIDLDRVKNMTRTIPQVGFLPAQEKAIQAIMDPIDRGGVVLVSAPPGFGLTSTCLALLSGHDAFTAAVKTLEKNLVLRLDGVDHQTWASTQGGVDYPTHLQSIIRRSPDVVYVEDLSEVGVGKLIAAPSNNDMRFYVAIPVDGVAAAITEWFKAVGDVKMAAAPLRMVVAQKLCRKLCSACRVPYQPSPEQAKKLGIAAGKQVELFKASGKVQAKSKVIDCPMCNGTGYSGQIVISEVLIIDPEAREFLSKGDLKSAYNSSRMKHKLPGMQEAALLRVRDGTTSLEEAVRLLAPAAAKPAAPASTAAKPSSPPSAGKPASPTSGAKPATPPSGAKPPTKPKA; encoded by the coding sequence ATGACGTTCCTCCTTGCCCAAAATGTCTCCAGCGAGTTCCTGCTCGACCCCGTCAAGCCGGTGGTGGTCTTCGTGACGGCGCTGCTGGCCTCGGCACTGGTCTCCCGGCTGGTGACCGACATCCGCCTCTGCGGACTGCCGGCCCCCAAGTGGCACGGCATCCTGATCGGCGGCTTGGTCGCGGGATTCCTCGCGGGCATCCTGGTGCCGACCATCTGGATCAGCTGGCCGGTGCAGGTGCTGCTGACCGCGGGCCCGCTCTGCCTCTACTGGAAAACCCGCAACGCGATGGTGCCGGAGAAGCTGAAGTTCATCATCGGCGGCGACAAGGTCCGCGCCTTCTTCCAGAAGCGCGGCACCGTCAAGTCGCTGGCCGGGGCGCAACTCTCCTTTAAGGACGCCAACAAGAAGGACCGGCCCAATCCCGGCAAGAACGACCCGGTCTTGCCCGCCTTCCAGGCGGCGGACAAGCTGCTGGGCATCGCGGTCCAGCGCCGCGCAACCCGCGTGGACCTGGTGGTGAAGCCCGACGGCGCCGTCGCCGCGGTCACCGTGGACGGCATCCGTGGCAAAGTCGACGCGCCGACGCCGGAAGTCTCGATGGCGATGATCGACTTCCTCAAGGATCTCTGCGGGCTCGATGTCAAGGAGCGCCGCAAGCGGCAGACCGGCGCCTGCTGGGCCGTCGAAGGGGAACGGCTGATCCCGCTCTCGCTCTCGATCGCCGGCTCCTCCGCGGGGCAGCAGCTGCGCATCGACCTGGATCGCGTGAAGAACATGACCCGGACCATTCCGCAGGTCGGCTTCCTGCCGGCTCAGGAGAAGGCGATCCAGGCGATCATGGATCCGATCGATCGCGGCGGCGTCGTGCTGGTCAGCGCACCGCCCGGGTTCGGCCTCACCTCCACCTGCCTCGCCCTGCTCTCCGGCCACGACGCCTTCACCGCGGCGGTCAAGACCCTCGAGAAAAACCTGGTGCTGCGCCTGGACGGCGTGGATCACCAGACCTGGGCCTCCACGCAGGGCGGCGTCGACTACCCCACCCATCTGCAGTCGATCATCCGGCGCAGCCCCGACGTGGTCTACGTCGAGGACCTCTCCGAAGTCGGCGTGGGCAAGCTCATCGCGGCGCCGAGCAACAACGACATGCGCTTCTACGTGGCGATCCCGGTGGATGGCGTGGCCGCTGCGATCACCGAATGGTTCAAGGCGGTGGGCGACGTCAAGATGGCCGCCGCCCCTCTGCGGATGGTGGTCGCACAGAAACTCTGCCGCAAGCTCTGCTCCGCCTGCCGCGTGCCCTACCAGCCCTCGCCCGAGCAGGCCAAAAAGCTGGGCATCGCCGCGGGCAAGCAGGTGGAATTGTTCAAGGCCAGCGGCAAGGTGCAGGCCAAGAGCAAGGTCATCGACTGCCCGATGTGCAACGGCACCGGGTACTCGGGCCAGATCGTGATCAGTGAAGTCCTGATCATCGATCCGGAGGCGCGCGAGTTCCTCTCCAAGGGCGACCTGAAGAGCGCCTACAACTCCTCGCGCATGAAGCACAAGCTGCCCGGCATGCAGGAGGCCGCGCTGCTGCGGGTGCGCGACGGCACCACCAGCCTTGAAGAAGCCGTCCGCCTGCTCGCGCCCGCCGCGGCCAAGCCCGCGGCGCCTGCTTCGACCGCTGCCAAGCCATCATCGCCGCCAAGCGCAGGCAAACCCGCATCACCCACCAGCGGCGCCAAACCGGCGACCCCGCCCAGCGGTGCGAAGCCGCCCACGAAGCCCAAGGCATAG
- a CDS encoding PilT/PilU family type 4a pilus ATPase produces the protein MSGPATETNANPVHHDAGTSPGEGKKIWDSWLKAIIAINGSDLIIKSGSAPRIRHKGQLQALKSPVVNPADLFQMAKDVLDEAQYAIFCKKGQIDFAYDYDPKSRFRVNLFMARGNPSVAARLISSKIRRFEELYLPPILGEISLVAQGLILLSGVTGSGKSTTIAAMLQYVNERKKVHIVTLEDPIEYVFTDDKAMINQREVGIDCASFNEALRALVRENPDVVLVGEMRDHETFEAAIRAAETGHLVFGTIHASSAWQTFGRIYDLFPEQERDQIRKLLAFNLRAIIYQKLLPTLHENIARLPALEILINTPVVQKYILEAREGELLEIMKQSVSEGMCDFTTSLVKLVETEMVHTKVALEATPKPEELKMRLKGIS, from the coding sequence ATGTCAGGCCCCGCCACCGAAACCAACGCGAATCCTGTCCACCATGACGCGGGAACCTCCCCCGGCGAGGGCAAGAAGATCTGGGACAGCTGGCTCAAGGCCATCATCGCGATCAACGGAAGCGATCTCATCATCAAGAGCGGCTCGGCGCCGCGCATCCGCCACAAGGGCCAGCTGCAGGCGCTGAAGTCGCCGGTGGTGAACCCCGCCGACCTCTTCCAGATGGCCAAGGACGTCCTCGACGAGGCGCAGTACGCGATCTTCTGCAAGAAGGGCCAGATCGACTTCGCCTACGACTACGACCCGAAGAGCCGATTCCGCGTGAATCTCTTCATGGCCCGCGGCAACCCCAGCGTGGCCGCGCGACTGATCTCCAGCAAGATCCGCCGCTTCGAGGAGCTCTACCTGCCGCCGATCCTGGGCGAAATTTCGCTGGTGGCCCAGGGGCTGATCCTGCTTTCGGGCGTGACCGGCTCCGGCAAGAGCACCACCATCGCTGCCATGCTGCAGTATGTGAACGAGCGCAAGAAGGTGCACATCGTCACGCTCGAGGATCCCATCGAGTATGTCTTCACCGACGACAAGGCGATGATCAACCAGCGTGAGGTGGGCATTGATTGCGCCTCCTTCAACGAGGCCCTTCGCGCCCTGGTGCGCGAAAATCCCGACGTCGTGCTGGTCGGCGAAATGCGCGACCACGAGACCTTCGAGGCGGCGATTCGCGCCGCCGAAACCGGCCACCTGGTCTTTGGAACCATCCATGCCTCCAGCGCCTGGCAGACCTTCGGCCGCATCTACGACCTCTTCCCCGAGCAGGAGCGCGACCAGATCCGCAAGCTGCTGGCCTTCAATCTTCGGGCGATCATCTACCAGAAGCTGCTGCCCACGCTGCACGAGAACATCGCGCGCCTGCCGGCGCTGGAAATCCTGATCAACACCCCGGTCGTGCAGAAGTACATCCTCGAGGCCCGCGAAGGCGAGCTGCTGGAGATCATGAAGCAGAGCGTCTCCGAGGGCATGTGCGACTTCACCACCAGCCTGGTGAAACTGGTCGAAACCGAAATGGTGCACACCAAGGTCGCGCTCGAAGCCACGCCCAAGCCGGAAGAGTTGAAGATGCGGTTGAAGGGGATTTCGTAG
- the guaB gene encoding IMP dehydrogenase, which translates to MADRISLEGLTFDDVLLVPRYSEVTPDRVDTRTRLTPKIELRVPIVSAPMDTVTEALLAIALAQEGGLGVIHRNMTPERQAREVARVKRSENGVIADPVVLSPDDMMAKAKRLMSEQGVSGFPVTEDGKSRGKVVGILTRRDMKFLDSPDGHKVGEVMTRGNLVTAPADITPANAERLMVERRVEKLLLVDAKGCLAGLITMRDLENFSKHAAACRDSRGRLRVGASIGVAQYDRAEALLAADVDLLVVDTAHGHSKNVIETVKELKKRFKIEVVAGNVGTSDGAKALVDAGCDAIKVGIGPGSICTTRIVTGVGVPQISAIMESVHGAGKVPVIADGGIRQSGDVAKAIAAGASAVMLGGLFAGLDESPGELVLHRGRRFKSYRGMGSEGAMIAGSADRYGQGSIMDSRKLVPEGVEGRVPYRGSLADFTYQIVGGVRAAMGYCGCQTLDQLRKEARFVKISSASLLESHPHSIQITKESPNYSAGSFGGLD; encoded by the coding sequence ATGGCAGACCGCATTTCCCTCGAAGGGCTCACTTTCGACGATGTGCTTCTTGTTCCCCGCTACAGCGAGGTGACCCCCGACCGGGTGGACACGCGCACGCGGCTGACGCCGAAAATCGAGCTCCGCGTTCCGATCGTTTCCGCGCCCATGGACACCGTCACCGAGGCGCTGCTGGCGATCGCCCTGGCCCAGGAGGGCGGGCTCGGCGTCATCCACCGCAACATGACGCCGGAGCGGCAGGCCCGCGAGGTCGCCCGCGTGAAGCGCAGCGAGAACGGCGTGATCGCCGACCCGGTGGTGCTCTCCCCCGACGACATGATGGCCAAGGCCAAGCGGCTCATGAGCGAGCAGGGGGTCAGCGGATTCCCGGTGACCGAAGATGGCAAGAGCCGCGGCAAGGTGGTCGGCATCCTCACCCGCCGCGACATGAAGTTCCTCGACTCCCCCGACGGCCACAAGGTGGGAGAAGTCATGACCCGCGGCAACCTGGTGACGGCCCCGGCCGACATCACGCCCGCCAACGCCGAGCGCCTGATGGTGGAGCGACGCGTGGAGAAGCTGCTGCTGGTGGACGCCAAGGGATGCCTGGCCGGCCTGATCACGATGCGCGACCTGGAGAACTTCTCCAAGCACGCGGCCGCCTGCCGAGATTCGCGCGGACGTCTGCGCGTGGGCGCGTCGATCGGCGTGGCCCAGTACGACCGTGCCGAGGCGCTGCTGGCGGCCGATGTGGACCTGCTGGTGGTGGACACCGCGCATGGACACAGCAAGAACGTGATTGAGACCGTGAAGGAGCTGAAGAAGCGCTTCAAGATCGAGGTGGTGGCGGGCAACGTGGGCACCAGCGACGGCGCCAAGGCCCTGGTCGACGCGGGATGCGACGCCATCAAGGTGGGCATCGGCCCCGGCTCGATCTGCACCACTCGGATCGTCACCGGCGTGGGCGTGCCGCAGATCAGCGCGATCATGGAGAGCGTGCATGGCGCCGGCAAGGTCCCGGTCATCGCCGACGGCGGCATCCGCCAGTCGGGCGACGTGGCCAAGGCGATCGCGGCCGGAGCCTCGGCGGTCATGCTGGGCGGATTGTTCGCCGGACTCGATGAGAGCCCGGGCGAACTCGTGCTGCACCGCGGGCGGCGCTTCAAGAGCTACCGCGGCATGGGCAGCGAAGGCGCCATGATCGCCGGAAGCGCCGACCGCTACGGCCAGGGCTCCATCATGGACAGCCGCAAGCTGGTCCCCGAGGGCGTGGAGGGCCGCGTGCCCTATCGCGGCTCGCTGGCGGACTTCACCTACCAGATCGTCGGCGGCGTCCGCGCCGCGATGGGCTATTGCGGCTGCCAGACGCTCGATCAGCTTCGCAAGGAGGCCCGCTTCGTGAAGATCTCCTCGGCCAGCCTGCTGGAGAGCCATCCGCACTCCATTCAGATCACCAAGGAAAGCCCCAACTACTCTGCTGGATCATTTGGCGGACTTGATTAA
- the coxB gene encoding cytochrome c oxidase subunit II — protein sequence MAIAGAAFGALPEICATTGGDLPNTTGEPGNVVLPSILDPHSPPARLIRELSWLVLGICAGLFVLVEGMIFYGVVKYRRRRDDKTKDEPRQVYGSNPVEIAWTIIPLLIVFVLTLTTVRTIRSIELTQPPADALHVVAIGHQWWWEYRYPDPDGTGGEVIVANEMHVPVNRPVWVRLESADVIHSWWVPALTGKTDLLPNHTNHTWFNAENEGIYLGQCAEYCGNQHAGMLLRVVATQPEEFDAWLRAQAAPTVHDTTVAEGREIFQEFACSNCHTVKGVSDGQFAPDLTHLMSRQTIASGVAPLDAATLKAWIADPQILKPGCNMPSLQLDPQELDAVTSYLLTLR from the coding sequence ATGGCGATCGCCGGCGCTGCCTTCGGGGCGCTTCCTGAAATTTGCGCCACCACCGGCGGAGATTTGCCCAACACCACCGGGGAGCCGGGCAATGTGGTGCTGCCAAGCATTCTCGATCCGCACAGCCCGCCCGCGCGGCTGATCCGCGAGCTCTCCTGGCTGGTGCTGGGCATCTGCGCCGGACTCTTCGTGCTGGTGGAGGGCATGATCTTCTACGGCGTCGTCAAGTATCGGCGTCGCCGCGACGACAAGACCAAGGACGAGCCGCGACAGGTCTACGGCAGCAACCCGGTGGAAATTGCCTGGACCATCATTCCGCTGCTGATCGTCTTCGTGCTGACGCTCACCACGGTGCGGACCATCCGCTCGATCGAGTTGACCCAACCCCCCGCGGATGCCCTGCACGTGGTGGCGATCGGCCATCAATGGTGGTGGGAATACCGTTATCCCGATCCCGACGGAACCGGCGGCGAGGTCATCGTGGCCAACGAGATGCACGTTCCGGTGAACCGGCCGGTGTGGGTCCGCCTGGAAAGCGCGGATGTGATCCACTCCTGGTGGGTGCCCGCGCTCACCGGCAAGACCGACCTGCTGCCCAACCACACCAACCACACCTGGTTCAACGCGGAGAACGAGGGGATCTATCTGGGCCAGTGCGCCGAGTATTGCGGCAACCAGCACGCGGGCATGCTGCTGCGCGTCGTCGCGACGCAGCCTGAGGAGTTCGACGCGTGGCTTCGAGCTCAGGCGGCGCCCACGGTTCATGACACCACCGTCGCCGAGGGGCGCGAGATTTTCCAGGAGTTCGCCTGCTCCAATTGCCACACCGTGAAGGGAGTCTCCGACGGGCAGTTCGCGCCGGATCTCACTCACTTGATGAGCCGACAGACCATCGCCTCGGGGGTCGCGCCGCTGGACGCCGCGACGCTGAAGGCGTGGATCGCCGATCCGCAGATTCTCAAGCCGGGCTGCAACATGCCCAGCCTGCAGTTGGATCCGCAGGAGCTCGACGCCGTGACCTCCTACCTGCTGACGCTCCGTTGA
- the ctaD gene encoding cytochrome c oxidase subunit I, whose amino-acid sequence MTTVPAPIHSTSDPRMGLGERLHGWAVSVDHKRLGIMYIAAGLIFFVIAGLEATLMRLQLIAPLNDVLTPQGFNQMFTMHGTTMVFLVGMPVLLGFGNYLIPLMIGARDMAFPRLNAFGLWLFVFGGILLYYSWIGGDGLYGLGGAPDTGWFAYSPLTSKAFSVGHATDYWILGIMVSGFGSMTTAINFIATILCMRCPGMTMMRMPLFVWLMLTVAILVLVALPVLTGAQVMLLLDRFLGAHFFDPQQEGSVILWQHLFWFFGHPEVYILVLPAFGFISEIIPVFSRKVIFGYPLMVAATVSIAFISLGVWAHHMFVIGMPPWLNSLFAASTFLIAVPTGMKMFNWIGTMWGGRIRFDTPMLFATGFLVMFLFGGLTGIMLAVVPFDWQLSDSYFVVGHFHYVLFGGTILAVFAAIFYWFPKAFGRMLSEPMGQWTFWLLMIGLTLVFLPMHMSGILGMPRRVYTYQPGRGFEIWNLISTIGVPFQIAAVLLLVINVVKSLKSGRVAGPDPWDAWTLEWETASPPPSENFRKIPTCTSARPLWDRKHPEDPDSNYE is encoded by the coding sequence ATGACCACCGTCCCCGCCCCCATCCATTCAACGAGCGACCCGCGCATGGGCTTGGGCGAGCGGCTGCACGGCTGGGCGGTCTCCGTGGATCACAAGCGGCTGGGCATCATGTACATCGCCGCGGGGCTGATCTTTTTCGTCATCGCCGGCCTCGAGGCCACGCTGATGCGACTGCAGTTGATCGCACCGCTCAACGATGTTCTGACGCCCCAGGGCTTCAACCAGATGTTCACCATGCATGGCACCACCATGGTCTTCCTGGTGGGCATGCCGGTGCTGCTGGGCTTCGGGAACTACCTGATTCCGCTGATGATCGGCGCCCGCGACATGGCCTTCCCGCGGCTCAACGCCTTTGGCCTCTGGCTCTTCGTCTTCGGCGGCATCCTTCTCTACTACTCATGGATCGGCGGCGACGGTTTGTATGGACTGGGCGGCGCGCCGGACACCGGGTGGTTCGCCTACTCGCCGCTGACCAGCAAGGCCTTCAGCGTCGGACACGCGACCGACTACTGGATTCTGGGCATCATGGTGAGCGGCTTCGGCAGCATGACGACCGCGATCAATTTCATCGCCACGATTCTCTGCATGCGCTGTCCGGGCATGACCATGATGCGCATGCCGCTCTTTGTCTGGCTGATGCTCACCGTGGCCATTCTGGTACTGGTGGCGCTGCCGGTGCTGACCGGGGCGCAGGTGATGCTTCTGCTGGACCGCTTCCTGGGGGCGCACTTCTTCGATCCGCAGCAGGAGGGCAGCGTGATCCTCTGGCAGCATCTCTTCTGGTTCTTCGGCCATCCCGAGGTCTACATCCTGGTGCTGCCCGCCTTCGGCTTCATCAGCGAGATCATTCCAGTCTTCAGCCGCAAGGTGATCTTCGGCTATCCGCTGATGGTGGCGGCGACCGTGTCCATCGCCTTCATCTCGCTGGGGGTCTGGGCCCACCACATGTTCGTCATCGGCATGCCGCCCTGGCTCAACTCGCTTTTCGCGGCGAGCACCTTCCTGATCGCGGTGCCCACCGGCATGAAGATGTTTAACTGGATCGGCACGATGTGGGGGGGGCGGATCCGCTTCGACACGCCCATGCTCTTCGCCACCGGCTTCCTGGTGATGTTCCTCTTCGGCGGGCTGACCGGCATCATGCTCGCAGTGGTTCCCTTCGACTGGCAATTGTCCGACAGCTACTTCGTAGTCGGGCACTTCCATTACGTGCTCTTCGGCGGCACGATTCTGGCGGTCTTCGCGGCGATCTTCTACTGGTTCCCCAAGGCCTTCGGGCGCATGCTCTCGGAGCCGATGGGGCAGTGGACCTTCTGGCTGCTGATGATCGGCCTGACGCTGGTCTTCCTGCCCATGCACATGAGCGGGATCTTGGGCATGCCGCGGCGCGTCTACACCTACCAGCCGGGGCGCGGCTTCGAGATTTGGAACCTGATCTCCACCATCGGAGTTCCCTTTCAGATCGCGGCCGTGCTGCTGCTGGTGATCAACGTCGTCAAGTCGCTCAAGTCGGGGCGCGTCGCGGGTCCCGACCCGTGGGACGCGTGGACGCTGGAGTGGGAGACGGCCAGTCCGCCGCCGAGCGAGAATTTTCGCAAGATTCCAACCTGCACCAGTGCGCGGCCGCTGTGGGACCGCAAGCACCCGGAGGATCCCGATTCAAACTACGAGTAG
- a CDS encoding heme-copper oxidase subunit III: MSSMPLAHSAPASMPSRGKVGMICLIGMESWFFAGFIVAYLFYIGKSSTGPQPRDVLDLKPVLVNSAALIASSFTVVAALRKLARDEMGAFKFWMALTILLGGYFIYGTGVEWKGLIEDRHLTISTNLFGTTFYSLVGFHAFHVVVGLLMLTSILILSMLGHINVVRDHMRIELVSWYWHFVDVVWIFVFTTVYIVGMRP, from the coding sequence ATGAGCTCCATGCCACTGGCCCATTCCGCGCCCGCATCGATGCCCTCGCGCGGCAAGGTGGGCATGATCTGCCTCATCGGCATGGAGAGCTGGTTCTTCGCCGGCTTCATCGTGGCCTACCTCTTCTACATCGGCAAGAGCTCGACGGGCCCGCAGCCGCGCGACGTGCTGGACCTCAAGCCCGTGCTGGTGAATTCGGCGGCGCTGATCGCCAGCTCCTTCACGGTGGTCGCGGCGCTGCGGAAGCTGGCCCGCGACGAAATGGGGGCCTTCAAGTTCTGGATGGCGCTGACAATCCTGCTCGGCGGATATTTCATCTACGGCACCGGCGTGGAATGGAAGGGGCTGATTGAGGATCGGCACCTGACGATCTCGACCAACCTCTTCGGCACCACTTTCTACAGCCTGGTCGGTTTCCACGCCTTCCACGTGGTGGTCGGGCTGCTGATGCTCACTTCGATCCTGATCCTCTCCATGCTCGGCCATATCAACGTGGTGCGCGACCACATGCGCATCGAGCTGGTCAGCTGGTACTGGCACTTCGTGGACGTGGTCTGGATCTTCGTCTTCACGACGGTCTACATCGTGGGGATGCGGCCATGA
- a CDS encoding cytochrome c — MTPRLRKSLAAALAGSACALSASLAACGRIGTTKPAETAVVSLPQAALAKYAQNCSACHGADGVNGAARPLADANYLASVGRESIIAITTSGVRGGFCPGSGPGSLANWDSKQVAAFVDGLMEAWGKGGVALSIPWSVKSASSGDASRGRGVYAAMCQSCHGAPGSQSASSAGSVTDPNYLRLITDQGLRSAIIFGRPARGMPAWSGPFPNQPADRKLSAQEVSDVTAFLRSTTSLKSQEQP; from the coding sequence ATGACGCCGCGCCTTCGAAAATCCCTGGCTGCGGCTCTCGCCGGATCGGCCTGCGCCTTGTCCGCGAGCCTCGCCGCGTGCGGCAGGATCGGCACGACCAAGCCGGCGGAAACGGCAGTGGTTTCCCTGCCTCAGGCAGCGCTGGCCAAGTACGCGCAGAATTGCTCCGCCTGTCATGGCGCCGACGGCGTCAATGGCGCCGCGCGGCCTCTGGCTGACGCGAACTATCTGGCCAGCGTGGGCCGCGAGTCGATCATCGCCATCACGACAAGCGGTGTGCGCGGAGGATTCTGTCCTGGCTCGGGCCCGGGCTCGCTGGCCAACTGGGACAGCAAGCAGGTCGCCGCATTCGTCGATGGATTGATGGAAGCATGGGGCAAGGGCGGAGTCGCACTCTCCATTCCGTGGTCGGTGAAGTCGGCCAGCTCCGGTGATGCGTCGCGCGGGCGAGGCGTCTACGCCGCGATGTGCCAATCCTGCCACGGCGCGCCGGGATCCCAATCCGCCTCAAGCGCCGGCAGCGTGACCGACCCCAATTATTTGCGCTTGATCACCGACCAGGGCCTGCGCTCCGCGATCATCTTTGGCCGGCCCGCGCGCGGCATGCCCGCCTGGAGCGGTCCCTTTCCGAACCAGCCTGCCGATCGAAAGCTGTCCGCCCAGGAAGTCTCCGATGTCACGGCGTTTCTGCGTTCCACCACGAGCCTGAAATCACAGGAGCAACCATGA